The Bradyrhizobium sp. CCGB01 genome segment ACGCGGCCGAGCACAACATCATCGTCACCAACACGCCCGACGTGCTGACCGAGGAGGTCGCCGACGTCGCGATGGGTCTTCTGATCTCGACGGTGCGCGAATTCATCAAGGCCGACCGTTACGTGCGCTCGGGCCTCTGGCAGACCCAGAACTATCCGCTCAGCGTCGGCTCGCTGCGCGACCGCAAGGTCGGCATCGTCGGCATGGGCCGCATCGGCCAGGCCATCGCGCGCCGGCTCGATGCCTCGCTGGTGCCGGTGGTCTACCACTCCCGCAATCCGTCCAAGGACGTCTCCTACAAGCACTATCCCGATCTGATCGAGATGGCGAAGGCGGTGGATACGCTGATGGTGATCGTGCCCGGCGGCGCCAGCACCAACAAGATGATCAATGCCGAGGTGCTGAAGGCGCTCGGCCCCCGTGGCGTGCTGGTCAACGTGGCGCGCGGCTCGGTGGTCGACGAGCAGGCGCTGGTGCAGGCGCTCAAGTCCGGCACCATCCTGGCCGCCGGCCTCGACGTGTTCGCGGCCGAGCCGACCGTGCCGGACGAGCTCAAGGCCATGCAGAACGTCGTGCTGCTGCCGCATATCGGGTCGGCATCGGTGGTGACGCGCAACGCGATGGATCAGCTCGTGGTCGACAACCTCAAGTCCTGGTTCGCCGGCAAGGCGCCGTTGACGCCTGTCGCCGAAACGCCGTTCAAGGGGCGCTGATGTCTGGTCTTCGGGTCGTTGCATTCGCCGTCGCGGCCTGTTTGGCCGCGATCGGCCCTGCGCTGGCGCAGGATGCGACGACCCTGAAGAAGGAGATGCCCGGGCAGTGGGAGCTGTCGACCACCGAGCGCAGCAAGACCTGTGTCGTCACGCTCAAAGCTGACGCCGCGGGGCAGGCGTTCAAGCTGGAGCTGGAGCCGGCCTGCAAGACCGCGCTGCCCTTCACGAAGGATATCGTGGCCTGGAGCGTCAAGGGCCTCGACATCGTTCGTTTGCAGGACGCGACCGGTGAAGCGGTGATCGACTTCACCGAGGTCGAGGCCGGGATCTTCGAGGGCCTGCGCCAGGGCGAGGGCGTCTACATCCTCCAGGATCTCGCCGCCGCCCGCTCGATGGCCAAGTCGATGGACCAGATGATCGGGGACTGGTCGATGGTGCGCGGCAACGGCCAGCCGGTGTGCGGGCTGACGCTGACCAACACCGAGGCGAGCCCGGACAATTTCCAGGTCTTCCTCAAGCCGAAATGCGATCCGGTGATTGCGCAATTCAATCCGGCGCAATGGCGGCTCGAGCGCGGTCAGATCGTCCTGATGTCGAAATCGGGCGAGGTCTGGCAGTTCGAGGCCGACGACAACGCGCAGTGGCGGCGCGTCCCCGATACCGCCGATCCCCTGATCATGCTGCGTCAGTAGGCGCCCGCCTCGTTCGCATCGGCGAGGCGTGCAGGCCGGATCTCGAGATTGGCCCAATTGCGCTGGTACTCGCCTTTCAGACTCTCGAATGAGACCATTTCCCGCTCCCGAAAATTGATGAATAATCGAAATTTCGTAGCAAGCCAGATATGGGCCGGGCGCTGTGATCAGCGCGTGACTCCAGCGCGATCTCCCGCAAATGTGGCAGGTTGCCGGGCTGGGACATGTGAACTGGCTTACAGCTTCAGCGGGAAAATGGGCGGCGCGGCCGGACCGTAGCCGTGGCCTTCATCGCGCGAACCGCCGGCGAGGGAACCGGCATGGTTGTCCGTCCGTTAACGACGCAGACGGTCCGGCAAGGAGCCCTGCATGGCCAAGCGCATCCTCGCGATCGGCATCGAACCCGGCAATGCGGACTACAGCGCGTTCCCGCAGCTCACGCCGGAGCTGGTGCGCGATTACATCGAGGCGCAATTGCTGCGCCTGCGCGATCTCGGCTACGAGGTCACGAGCTGCCTGATCGATCTCGACGTCACCGCGGAAGCCGGCGTCACGGCGGCGCTGCGCGAGGAGAGCTTCGACTGCATCGTGATCGGCGCGGGCCTGCGCGAGCCGAAGGAGCGCCTGCTGCTGTTCGAGAAGGTGCTCAACCTCGTCCACCGCCTGGCGCCTGACGCCGCGATCTGCTTCAACACCACGCCGGCCGACACGGCCGAGGCCGTGCAACGCTGGATCGATTCCTGATGGCGGGCGCGGTTCCGTCCTGAATTCAAATTGCCTGTCGCCGCAGCGTACGGTCTCGAAAACGGGATTGAATCGATCTGACGTTCGTGCAATTGTAGCGTGTGTTGCGACGAGATATTGCGCGTGGCGACATGCCGATATCCGAATTGTTATAAGCGGTGTTTGCTTTCGGTCGCCAAAGCGCCGGAAGCCTAATGTATTTTAAAGCGCGCGCGTCCGATGGGATGCGAGCACGTGTCTGGATGCGGGAGCAGTTCCGTATGGTGCGCAAGAAGCCGGCGGGCGCGACAAAGGCTGATCCGGGCGATGTACGACGAGTCTTGACCAAGACTTCGATTGCGCCAGATCTGCTGGCCGTCATGGATCGCCGCACCAACAGGAAGGTCGCAAAGGCCGCTGCTGCGGAGCCGCCCACATTCAAGGTGATCATCGAATTTAACCGAGGGTTCCCGGGCGGAATCGGTGGCGCCCGGCTTGCATTGCTATGGGCTTACAGCAAGGCGCGAGGCTTGCCCGACCCTTCTGTCCAGATGAACCTTCTGCCCGCGCTCGCACCTGCTGCGTCCCGCTTCGATTCCTCGTTGATCGCCCTGTTGGAGCCCGCCGACAGCGTCGACATCGAGAAGTCGATGTGGACGGACAATTATGCTTTCGCAAAGCTCACCAGCAAGACGATCGGCAGGCTCTCGGATTGCAAGCTGCCGGACGTGACCGGTTCCCGATCGCCGCCCACGGCTCAGTCATCGTCGGCGGCGACGAAGCCGATTTCTCTAGTTTACAAGATCTGGCGGGATCACGAGATTGCGCGTTGCGTCTATGAGTCGGTACGAACGATCAAGTGCGACGCGGCACTCAACACCTTTCAGGCGAGCGGAAAGGGGATCGTCTGGGCGGTGGCAGATACGGGAATTGACGCAACCCATCCGCATTTCCGGTCGCTCGAAACCACCAAACTACCGGATGGACTCCTGCATAAGGATTTTACGGGGCAGCATCCGAATCCCGATACGTCTCAGGCCGCAGCCCTAACCGATCAGGACGGGCATGGCACACATGTAGCCGGCATCATCGCAGGGCTGACCTGCCGCACGCAGGACAACGTGCCGGGGACTGTTACGGCAGTCACTAGGATGAGCATCAGGACGCAGATCCGCGACGGCAACGGTGACGTCAGCAAGGTCGATGTCGAGTACAAGAAGCCGATCGCGGGATTGGCGCGCGACTGCAAGCTCGTGAGTCTGAAGGTGCTGACCAATGGCCAGTCGGGCGATCTCAGCAATCTGCTGGCCGCGCTCGGTTACATTCAGCGCTGCAACGACAACGGGCGGAGCCTGAAGATTCACGGGGTGAATCTCAGTCTCGGCTATTCGTTCGATCCCGAATGGTTTGCGGCTGGGCAGAGTCCTCTTTGTGTCGAGGTCGACCGCCTCGTGCGCTCAGGGGTTTGCGTGGTCGTGGCCGCAGGCAATGGCGGGTACGGTATCGTCAACACCCAGTCAGGGGCAGCCGAGCGTGCGGCGCATATGGGCACAATCGCGGATCCCGGCAACGCGAACCTTGCCATCACCGTGGGATCGACCCATCGCGACATGCCGCACTCGTTCGGCGTTTCGTTCTTCTCGGCCAAGGGCCCAACCTCGGACGGACGGATGAAGCCCGATCTGGTCGCGCCGGGCGAGCGCATTATCTCCTGCGCCTTGATGAACAACGCTGCCGCGACTGAGGCATTGTTTCGCGAGGATTCCGGAACCAGCATGGCTGCTCCCCACGTCTCTGGGGCGATCGCGGCCTTCCTGTCGGTCCGCAACGAATTCCTGGGGCGGCCCGAACAGGTGAAGGAAATCTTCGTGGCGGCGGCGACCAACATCAAGCGGCGGCCCGAATTTCAGGGGGCCGGTCTGCTCGATCTGCTGCGCGCTTTGCAGTCCGTCTAGGGAGGACGCCCATGAGTGATGTTCCGTCGATTTGGCTGGAGTTTGACGAGGATGGCGCCATTGATGCGGGCGTCGTAGGGCCGCTCACGGCGCTGCTCAGCAAGCCGGGAATCGAGGACCTGGTGGTGATGTCCCACGGCTGGAAGAACGACAGGAACGATGCGACCAAGTTGTACGGTACACTCTGGGCCAATGCCCGCAGCAATTTGCCGGCTGGCCGGGCGGACAAGGTCGTTGTCGCGGGCGTGCTGTGGCCAGCCAAGGCTTTTCAAACCGACTTCGATGCCGCGGCGCTAACTGATGTCGGTACGCAAGGCACGCTGTCCGCCTCCGGAGGCCCTCCGGTTTCAGATTTGTCGCAGCAGGAGTTCGATGCGCTATTGACGGACTTCGCCGCTTTCCTGGGGCCGTCTGCGACGCAGACGATCGCAGCCGCGCGCGTTGCTGCCCAGCAGTTGGATGCCGGCGCCTCCCGTGACCTTGTCAAGCAAGCCGCAGCAGCAGTGAAGATAGATGCGAGTTCATCCGACAAGGAACTTCGGGGCGACGCAACCCGGATCGCGCGCGCCGTCGCCGATCGTAGCGAAGCACAGTTTCTGCTCGCCAGCCTTGCCACGCCGCCCGTGCTGAAGCTCACCCCGAAAGTCGGCAGTGCCATGGGCCTCGGCAGCGCCGTGCATGGCTTTTTCAACGGCGCGCGCGCGGCCGTCGGCCGCTTCCTCAACCAGCTCACCTATTATGAGATGAAAAAGCGTGCTGGCGTCGTCGGCGTCAGCCTCGCCGCCAACGTTCTTGGAAAGCTCACGCCCTCGCATGCCATTCGGCTGCATCTGGTCGGCCACAGCTTTGGTGGGCGATTGGTCACGGCGGCAGCCAATCGATGGGATGCGGTTCCGAACCTGGAGCTGTTTTCGCTCACGATCCTCCAGGGTGCCTATTCCCACAATGCCCTGTCCCATCAGGTCGCGGGGGCATTTCCGAAGGTGGTCGGCAAGCCCACGGGCCCGATCGTGTTCACGCACACCCACAACGACCTTGCCTGTACGCTCGCCTATGCGATCGCATCGCGGTTTTCCCGTGACACCACCCAGGGCGTCGGAGATGCAAGCGACGAGTTCGGCGCGATGGGTGCAAATGGGCCTCAGAAGCTCGAGCCGGGCGCCAGCGAGCCCGACAACGTCACCCAGATATTCGCGCCCAAGCGAGGCAAGATCAATACGTTCCTGGCCGACCAATACATCATCAAGACCAGCGAAACGGACGCTCACAACAACATCACCAATGCGGTCGTCGGGAAACTTCTGGCCAGTGTCATCCAGGCATGATCGGCCGTGAGAGGTCATAGCATTTTGCGTACAGTCATTTCGCGAAGGTGCGTGTCACATGCCAATATCGCTGCGGGGTGTCATCTTTGATTTCGATGGGCCCATCTTCGACGGCCGCGCCGCAAGCCAAAAGGCGCTGGCGACGACTTTCGATCAGTATGAGGCGGCGGTCGGACGGCCTGACATTGTGGCCAATGCGTTGCCGCTTTACGGTCCCAATGCATTGATCGCTCTTGCCTACGCCGACCTTCCCGCTGCGACGCCGAAACTTGCGGAAATCTGCGACTTCTATCGCACGACGCTGAAGGCGTGTGAACGTCAGGGCAAGGTCGTCAGCGGGGTTCAGCCGCTCCTTCAGAATCTCAGGGGGCGTGACATCAAATGCGCGATACTCTCCTCGCGCGCGACGGCCGATGTCATCGAACTGGTAACCCATCTCGGTCTGCACGTCGCCCTCGATGAGATCTGGGGAAGGGATGCGCCGTTGGGCCAAAAGCCGGATCCTGCGGCGGTTCGGGCCCTGGCCAGGAAGTTGAACGTCGCGCCGAATGAGCTGGTCTACATTGGCGATTCGGATCGCGACTACGACGTCACCAAAGGCACCGACGTCGCTTACTACCACGCCGCCTGGACGGGCGAGCCGAGCAGTCGAGCCTACACCGGCTGTCGTGCCTTGCTACGCAATGTTGCCGATCTCGAGGCTGTTCTTCGCGACACGCCTTCCCCACAACTCGGGTCGCATCGGAACATGCCATCTACTCTGAAGGACGCTATCCGTGTCGATCGACTGGTGTTCTATGCCGGCGCCGGGGTATCCGTCCAATCTGGCATCGGTGGTTGGAATGATCATTACTCTCCTATCCTGCAAAAGTTGAAAATGAGCCTGTGGGCGGGTCAAACGACCTACAGCCTGCCGCAACTGCTTCAATTGGTCGCCGCCGAACCGGCGCGGTCGCAGGATGTCTATGAGCACTTCAAGCAGAGCTTTGCGCAACGCAAGAATAAGCGACCGAATGCCTATCACTATGCGATGATGCGGTCGGGCGCGTCCCGGATATGGACCACCAACTACGATCAGTTGTTCGAAGCCGCGCTGGCAAGCGGGAATTTCCCGCACTCCGTCGTGAGGGACGATGGCTCTCTGCTGGACAACTTTGCCAACAGCCGCCTGATAGTCAAGATGAACGGAGACTTCGAGAACTCGAGATACTCGATTGATCTCGAATGGGATATCGTTTTCCTGGAGCAGCAG includes the following:
- a CDS encoding 2-hydroxyacid dehydrogenase, with translation MTAASISSEKIDLLIYGPVRPILDNGFSDHFVVHKAETRGDLERLTPAIREKIRGVAVTYHTVRADKESLSQLPKIEMVASFGVGYDHIDAKYAAEHNIIVTNTPDVLTEEVADVAMGLLISTVREFIKADRYVRSGLWQTQNYPLSVGSLRDRKVGIVGMGRIGQAIARRLDASLVPVVYHSRNPSKDVSYKHYPDLIEMAKAVDTLMVIVPGGASTNKMINAEVLKALGPRGVLVNVARGSVVDEQALVQALKSGTILAAGLDVFAAEPTVPDELKAMQNVVLLPHIGSASVVTRNAMDQLVVDNLKSWFAGKAPLTPVAETPFKGR
- a CDS encoding HAD hydrolase-like protein, with protein sequence MPISLRGVIFDFDGPIFDGRAASQKALATTFDQYEAAVGRPDIVANALPLYGPNALIALAYADLPAATPKLAEICDFYRTTLKACERQGKVVSGVQPLLQNLRGRDIKCAILSSRATADVIELVTHLGLHVALDEIWGRDAPLGQKPDPAAVRALARKLNVAPNELVYIGDSDRDYDVTKGTDVAYYHAAWTGEPSSRAYTGCRALLRNVADLEAVLRDTPSPQLGSHRNMPSTLKDAIRVDRLVFYAGAGVSVQSGIGGWNDHYSPILQKLKMSLWAGQTTYSLPQLLQLVAAEPARSQDVYEHFKQSFAQRKNKRPNAYHYAMMRSGASRIWTTNYDQLFEAALASGNFPHSVVRDDGSLLDNFANSRLIVKMNGDFENSRYSIDLEWDIVFLEQQFDLAERHRREIWRLFEDDYRSSCMVFVGTSFTDPALRRLLSSAAKAVPRTRFWHHLLVKAAEHPADRIVEAMYVENLRRMRIETHLFKDYPDIERWVRQIAVIANRPIVGFSGTAKQEDRVLVPDGVLEDGTIKTSASRRYVSGWDALWHGATSG
- a CDS encoding S8 family peptidase; this translates as MVRKKPAGATKADPGDVRRVLTKTSIAPDLLAVMDRRTNRKVAKAAAAEPPTFKVIIEFNRGFPGGIGGARLALLWAYSKARGLPDPSVQMNLLPALAPAASRFDSSLIALLEPADSVDIEKSMWTDNYAFAKLTSKTIGRLSDCKLPDVTGSRSPPTAQSSSAATKPISLVYKIWRDHEIARCVYESVRTIKCDAALNTFQASGKGIVWAVADTGIDATHPHFRSLETTKLPDGLLHKDFTGQHPNPDTSQAAALTDQDGHGTHVAGIIAGLTCRTQDNVPGTVTAVTRMSIRTQIRDGNGDVSKVDVEYKKPIAGLARDCKLVSLKVLTNGQSGDLSNLLAALGYIQRCNDNGRSLKIHGVNLSLGYSFDPEWFAAGQSPLCVEVDRLVRSGVCVVVAAGNGGYGIVNTQSGAAERAAHMGTIADPGNANLAITVGSTHRDMPHSFGVSFFSAKGPTSDGRMKPDLVAPGERIISCALMNNAAATEALFREDSGTSMAAPHVSGAIAAFLSVRNEFLGRPEQVKEIFVAAATNIKRRPEFQGAGLLDLLRALQSV
- a CDS encoding AprI/Inh family metalloprotease inhibitor, with the translated sequence MSGLRVVAFAVAACLAAIGPALAQDATTLKKEMPGQWELSTTERSKTCVVTLKADAAGQAFKLELEPACKTALPFTKDIVAWSVKGLDIVRLQDATGEAVIDFTEVEAGIFEGLRQGEGVYILQDLAAARSMAKSMDQMIGDWSMVRGNGQPVCGLTLTNTEASPDNFQVFLKPKCDPVIAQFNPAQWRLERGQIVLMSKSGEVWQFEADDNAQWRRVPDTADPLIMLRQ